One window of the Rhodococcus sovatensis genome contains the following:
- a CDS encoding GOLPH3/VPS74 family protein gives MTLIAEDVFLLLVDDNSGKPIVDSTKFPRVLAGGLVLELAMNGSVRITVKGEQVKDGRLVVSGPPPPDPLLARAHALIGSQGNPMKPQKAIEKLQKNLHKEIGFRLAQQGFVTERHDKILGLFPTTSWPAQDATRKNWARQWIGSSIIDGTTPTPEISALISLVSAIDAVPKVLPGVDKKMAKARAKQIAEGEWASAAVRKAVQDVNAAVMAAVMLPIIVSTSSS, from the coding sequence ATGACCCTTATCGCTGAGGACGTGTTCCTGCTTCTTGTCGACGACAACAGCGGAAAGCCGATAGTCGACAGCACCAAATTCCCTCGCGTGCTTGCCGGTGGTCTGGTGCTCGAACTGGCGATGAACGGTTCGGTTCGCATCACCGTCAAGGGTGAGCAGGTCAAGGACGGCCGACTGGTGGTGTCCGGCCCACCGCCACCGGATCCGCTTCTCGCGCGAGCGCACGCGCTCATCGGTAGCCAGGGGAATCCGATGAAGCCGCAGAAGGCGATCGAGAAGCTGCAGAAGAACCTGCACAAAGAAATCGGATTTCGGCTCGCACAGCAGGGCTTCGTCACCGAGAGGCACGACAAGATCCTCGGACTCTTCCCGACGACCAGCTGGCCCGCCCAGGATGCGACACGAAAGAACTGGGCTCGTCAGTGGATCGGTAGCTCCATCATCGACGGTACGACCCCGACGCCAGAGATATCTGCGTTGATTTCCCTGGTATCGGCAATCGATGCCGTGCCCAAGGTTCTGCCGGGCGTCGACAAGAAGATGGCGAAGGCACGGGCCAAGCAGATCGCCGAAGGTGAATGGGCAAGTGCGGCTGTGCGGAAGGCGGTCCAGGACGTCAACGCCGCGGTCATGGCGGCCGTGATGTTGCCGATCATCGTGTCGACTTCCTCCAGTTGA
- a CDS encoding DUF1206 domain-containing protein, which produces MNTSASGAVENVQNSDLFEKAARAGHFVSGLLHILIGYIAIRLAFGQGGNADQSGALAELGSRPGGSIALWVAVLAFVALALWRVMEAIVGKKSDEDAGSVTDRLKAASLAVVYIAFAWSTYGFASGSGESSGQQNAGMTAQLMETTLGKLVLIVVGLVVVGVGGYHVYKGVSKNFLDDLEGYSGKAVERLGIAGYVAKGIALIGAGGLVVAAVFTSDPSKATGLDGAIKTLGSQPFGQALLVAAGIGIALYGLYAFVLARYAKM; this is translated from the coding sequence ATGAATACATCGGCATCCGGAGCCGTCGAAAACGTCCAGAACAGTGACCTCTTCGAGAAGGCGGCCCGCGCCGGGCACTTCGTCAGCGGTTTGCTGCATATCCTGATCGGCTACATCGCGATCCGACTCGCATTCGGCCAAGGCGGAAACGCCGACCAGTCCGGCGCGCTCGCCGAACTCGGAAGCAGGCCCGGCGGGTCGATCGCCCTGTGGGTCGCCGTCCTGGCGTTCGTGGCGCTGGCGCTGTGGCGCGTGATGGAAGCAATCGTCGGCAAGAAGTCCGACGAGGACGCGGGCAGCGTGACGGACCGCCTCAAGGCCGCGTCGCTCGCCGTCGTCTACATCGCCTTCGCTTGGTCGACGTACGGCTTCGCGAGCGGATCCGGTGAGTCGAGCGGCCAGCAGAACGCAGGTATGACTGCCCAGCTCATGGAGACCACACTCGGCAAGCTCGTGCTGATCGTCGTGGGCCTCGTCGTCGTCGGAGTAGGCGGCTACCACGTATACAAGGGCGTGTCGAAGAACTTTCTCGACGACCTCGAGGGGTACAGCGGCAAGGCGGTCGAGCGTCTCGGTATCGCAGGCTACGTGGCGAAAGGGATAGCGCTGATCGGCGCCGGTGGCCTCGTGGTCGCCGCGGTGTTCACCTCCGACCCGAGCAAGGCGACGGGTCTCGACGGGGCGATCAAGACATTGGGCTCACAGCCGTTCGGCCAGGCGTTGCTCGTCGCCGCCGGGATAGGGATCGCGCTGTACGGGTTGTACGCGTTCGTGCTCGCGCGCTACGCGAAGATGTGA
- a CDS encoding SRPBCC family protein produces MSKTLEASIDVDASPEQVWKIVSDLKRMGEWSPQCKKMKVFGGDVRKGTTTLNVNRKGFLVWPTTAKVVEFAPNKSIAFRIVENKTIWSYTLTPNGTGTTVVEKREAPTGTSAVSGFLVSKVLGGTEQFDVELIDGMNETLRRIKSESELAAK; encoded by the coding sequence GTGAGCAAGACCCTGGAAGCCAGCATCGACGTCGACGCCAGCCCGGAACAGGTATGGAAGATCGTGTCGGATCTGAAGCGCATGGGCGAATGGAGTCCACAGTGCAAGAAGATGAAGGTTTTCGGCGGTGATGTTCGCAAAGGAACCACCACGCTCAACGTCAACCGCAAGGGATTCCTCGTATGGCCGACCACTGCGAAGGTGGTCGAGTTCGCCCCCAACAAATCCATCGCGTTCCGGATAGTCGAGAACAAGACGATCTGGTCGTACACCCTCACCCCGAACGGCACCGGGACCACCGTCGTCGAGAAGCGCGAGGCACCGACGGGCACCAGCGCAGTCTCTGGCTTTCTCGTCAGCAAAGTCCTCGGCGGCACAGAGCAGTTCGACGTCGAGCTGATCGACGGAATGAACGAGACCCTCCGTCGGATCAAGTCGGAAAGCGAACTCGCCGCGAAGTGA
- a CDS encoding GlsB/YeaQ/YmgE family stress response membrane protein gives MLGLSIIGWIIIGGLAGWIGSKIMKTDAQMGIILNIVVGIIGGLLGGWILSSFLDVEGGGWIFSFLTCLLGACILLFLVKLVAGRSKV, from the coding sequence ATGTTGGGCCTAAGCATCATCGGCTGGATCATCATCGGCGGACTCGCCGGCTGGATCGGCAGCAAAATCATGAAGACCGATGCTCAGATGGGCATCATCCTGAACATCGTCGTCGGAATCATCGGTGGACTGCTCGGCGGCTGGATTCTCAGCTCCTTCCTCGACGTCGAGGGCGGAGGCTGGATCTTCAGCTTCCTGACATGTCTGCTTGGCGCGTGCATCCTTCTGTTCCTCGTCAAGTTGGTCGCGGGTCGCTCGAAAGTCTGA
- a CDS encoding DJ-1/PfpI family protein, translated as MTRSLAILLFDDVEVLDACGPFEVFSVANRVTTKSGGEPAFDVVLVGIDEGPVRARGGMRIAVDTTIADERHYDVVLVPGGVVGGVSANAPVISWIERRSTTTELIGSVCTGAFLLAQAGVLDSRPVTTHWEDIDDLRRQWPQLDVREDVRYLDHGDIATSAGISAGLDLALHLVARLVSAEVATLTARQMQYDWSDGQQA; from the coding sequence ATGACGCGCTCGCTGGCGATTCTGCTGTTCGACGACGTCGAGGTTCTCGACGCCTGTGGACCTTTCGAGGTCTTCTCGGTGGCGAACCGAGTCACGACGAAGAGCGGCGGGGAACCAGCTTTCGACGTCGTGCTGGTCGGCATCGACGAGGGCCCTGTCCGCGCGCGAGGGGGTATGCGAATCGCGGTCGACACCACGATCGCGGACGAGCGTCACTACGACGTCGTCCTGGTGCCCGGGGGCGTCGTCGGTGGAGTGTCGGCGAATGCCCCGGTGATCTCCTGGATCGAGAGACGCTCTACGACAACAGAATTGATTGGATCGGTGTGTACCGGTGCATTCTTGCTTGCCCAGGCTGGGGTTCTGGATTCGCGACCGGTGACGACGCATTGGGAAGACATCGACGATCTCCGACGCCAGTGGCCGCAACTCGACGTCCGCGAAGACGTTCGGTACCTCGATCACGGTGACATCGCGACGTCGGCCGGCATCAGTGCCGGCCTCGATCTCGCCCTTCATCTGGTTGCGCGGTTGGTGAGCGCCGAGGTTGCGACGCTCACCGCGCGGCAGATGCAGTACGACTGGTCAGACGGTCAGCAGGCGTAG
- a CDS encoding DUF1801 domain-containing protein codes for MSKNKTEPSDVDALTWLNTVEHPVRRADGLALHEAFARITGQPAVMWGPSMVGYGAYHYRYASGREGDALAVGFSPRKSSLAVYGLTYAPDSKALLDTLGKHKAGAGCLYINTLADVDVGVLEQMIEVSYPYVVGTLGT; via the coding sequence ATGAGCAAGAACAAGACCGAGCCGAGCGACGTCGATGCCCTCACCTGGCTGAACACCGTCGAACATCCGGTGCGCCGCGCGGACGGGCTCGCGCTACACGAGGCATTCGCACGCATAACCGGACAACCCGCAGTGATGTGGGGCCCGTCGATGGTCGGCTACGGTGCCTATCACTACCGCTACGCTTCCGGCCGTGAGGGTGATGCACTGGCGGTGGGGTTTTCGCCGAGAAAATCGTCGCTCGCCGTCTACGGCCTCACGTATGCTCCGGATTCGAAGGCGCTGCTCGACACGCTGGGCAAGCACAAGGCTGGCGCTGGCTGTCTGTACATCAACACACTTGCCGATGTCGACGTCGGTGTCCTCGAGCAGATGATCGAGGTCTCCTACCCCTACGTCGTGGGTACCCTCGGGACATGA
- a CDS encoding DUF559 domain-containing protein codes for MHPHGVATRAELLAAGIPNSTITRRYHRILPKIYSAEEPTRIARCYAVTLWQPGALLSHRTAAWLYGWVSESPGVEATIPPKSSAPSTSWLTVYRREIPDRETTEVQCLPVVGRERALIDCCAVMAPADVSRIVDERLAAEIDVDRLRALIRNSPRRRGNARALDQIDKAAVGFASEPERVLDRTLIQLGLRLQTNVWVGRYICDFVDELAKVIIEVDGRAYHSAPEVFTSDRTRQNELQLDGWLVLRFSAVDVMAHPEKVARQIAEVVRRRRAARR; via the coding sequence ATGCATCCACATGGCGTCGCGACTCGCGCCGAACTCCTCGCGGCCGGAATACCGAACAGCACCATCACACGCAGGTATCACCGCATCCTTCCAAAGATCTACAGCGCGGAAGAACCCACGCGCATCGCCCGCTGCTATGCCGTGACTCTGTGGCAACCCGGTGCGTTGCTCAGTCACCGCACGGCAGCGTGGCTGTACGGGTGGGTGTCCGAGTCCCCCGGCGTCGAAGCCACCATCCCACCGAAGTCGAGCGCCCCTTCGACTTCGTGGCTGACCGTCTACCGCCGCGAGATACCGGACCGCGAGACCACCGAAGTTCAGTGCTTACCTGTCGTAGGTCGAGAACGCGCGCTGATCGACTGTTGCGCAGTCATGGCCCCGGCGGATGTGTCGCGAATAGTCGACGAACGGCTCGCAGCCGAAATCGATGTCGATCGTTTGCGGGCGTTGATTCGCAACAGTCCACGACGACGAGGCAATGCGCGCGCACTGGACCAGATCGACAAAGCCGCGGTGGGGTTCGCGTCGGAACCAGAGCGGGTGCTCGATCGAACGCTGATCCAGCTCGGATTGAGACTGCAGACGAACGTGTGGGTGGGCAGGTACATCTGCGACTTCGTGGACGAGTTGGCCAAGGTGATCATCGAGGTCGACGGTCGGGCGTACCACAGCGCCCCGGAAGTGTTCACCAGCGATCGCACGCGCCAGAACGAGTTGCAGCTCGACGGGTGGCTGGTACTGAGATTCTCTGCGGTCGACGTGATGGCGCACCCCGAGAAGGTTGCCCGGCAAATTGCCGAGGTGGTACGCCGACGCCGCGCTGCCCGTAGGTAA
- a CDS encoding UBP-type zinc finger domain-containing protein gives MSEPIPGIDTQVPPSGSGCSECTDTKGWWFHLRRCAQCGHIGCCDSSPSQHASKHAESTGHQFIRSFEPGESWYYSYADEQMYDGPDLAPPQHHPLDQPTPGPQDLVPPNWQRYLN, from the coding sequence ATGAGCGAGCCGATTCCGGGCATCGATACCCAGGTACCACCGTCGGGGTCGGGCTGTTCCGAATGTACCGACACCAAGGGCTGGTGGTTCCACCTCCGGCGCTGTGCGCAGTGCGGGCACATCGGGTGCTGTGATTCGTCGCCGTCGCAACATGCGAGCAAGCACGCCGAGAGCACGGGCCACCAGTTCATCCGGAGCTTCGAGCCCGGCGAGAGTTGGTACTACAGCTACGCCGACGAGCAGATGTACGACGGACCGGATCTTGCTCCGCCGCAGCATCATCCGCTCGATCAACCCACTCCGGGGCCGCAGGATCTGGTGCCGCCGAACTGGCAGCGATACCTGAACTGA
- a CDS encoding DoxX family protein, translating into MFVATVIVSIFLAFALAMSAVGKLTKSDSVIPGMEKVGVPADKIPVLAYLEIAGAIGLAVGLFWWPIGVAAAIGVILYFVGAVIAHLRVKDISGIGPAAFLAVIAIAALVLRLLTV; encoded by the coding sequence ATGTTCGTTGCAACCGTGATCGTTTCGATCTTCCTGGCATTCGCGCTCGCGATGTCGGCTGTAGGCAAGCTGACCAAGAGTGATTCCGTCATCCCTGGCATGGAAAAAGTCGGCGTACCCGCTGACAAGATCCCCGTCCTCGCGTACCTCGAAATCGCTGGTGCGATCGGACTCGCGGTCGGCCTCTTCTGGTGGCCTATCGGTGTCGCGGCAGCCATCGGAGTGATTCTGTACTTCGTCGGTGCCGTCATCGCACACCTGCGGGTCAAGGACATTTCCGGCATCGGCCCGGCGGCATTCCTCGCTGTCATCGCAATCGCCGCGCTCGTTCTACGCCTGCTGACCGTCTGA
- a CDS encoding ATP-binding protein — protein sequence MTDPQLSCSPEELKTLFLFEKLSDDQLEELCRQGHVEIIEPGPVFAEGEPATCFYVLIEGSLVLSKLSGGEDLVISRTSQRGVYAGAWQAYLRERVPQVYPSSLRVTEPSRFFVLDADCFAEIVAEWFPMALHLLEGLFIGARNTKQIVDQRERLLALGSLSAGLTHELNNPAAAAVRATSALRDRVAHMRQKLKMIANGSLDPTSLTSLVELQEEAVELVAKAPKLTPLEASDREDELGDWFDDHDIAGGWDLAPTFVQAGLDVAWLEKVAATVDESKTLEGAIRWLNYTVETELLMNEIADSTTRVSTLVGAAKQYSQMDRAPYQTVDIRELLDSTLVMLARKIGDDITVVKEYDPAVPPIPAYAAELNQVWTNLIDNAVQAMDGVGTLTVRTVLDHEQVQIEICDTGPGVPDAIESRIFEPFFTTKPVGEGTGLGLDISWRIVVKKHQGDLNVESEPGNTRFIVRLPVEPAVKED from the coding sequence ATGACCGACCCGCAGCTCTCGTGTAGCCCGGAGGAGCTGAAGACACTCTTCCTGTTCGAGAAGCTGAGCGACGATCAGCTCGAGGAACTGTGCAGGCAAGGCCACGTGGAGATCATCGAGCCGGGTCCGGTGTTCGCCGAAGGTGAGCCGGCGACCTGCTTCTACGTGCTGATCGAAGGCTCGCTGGTTCTGTCCAAGCTGTCCGGTGGCGAGGATCTGGTGATCAGCCGGACCTCGCAACGCGGCGTCTATGCCGGTGCGTGGCAGGCGTATCTGCGAGAGCGGGTCCCGCAGGTGTATCCGAGTTCGCTTCGGGTGACCGAGCCTTCGCGATTCTTCGTGCTCGACGCGGACTGCTTCGCCGAGATCGTCGCAGAGTGGTTTCCGATGGCACTCCACTTGTTGGAGGGCTTGTTCATCGGTGCTCGCAATACCAAGCAGATCGTCGATCAGCGGGAACGGTTGCTGGCGTTGGGTTCGTTGTCGGCAGGGCTGACCCACGAGCTCAACAACCCTGCGGCAGCAGCAGTTCGGGCGACGTCGGCGCTGCGTGACCGCGTCGCGCACATGCGTCAGAAGCTGAAGATGATCGCGAACGGTTCGCTCGATCCCACGTCTCTCACCTCGCTCGTCGAGCTGCAGGAAGAAGCCGTCGAACTCGTCGCGAAGGCACCTAAGCTGACGCCGCTCGAGGCGTCGGACCGGGAGGACGAGCTCGGTGACTGGTTCGACGATCACGACATCGCGGGTGGTTGGGATTTGGCGCCGACGTTCGTGCAGGCGGGCCTCGACGTGGCGTGGCTCGAGAAGGTGGCTGCGACGGTCGACGAGTCCAAGACTCTCGAAGGTGCGATCAGGTGGCTCAACTACACCGTGGAAACGGAGTTGTTGATGAACGAGATCGCCGATTCGACGACGCGGGTGTCCACGCTCGTGGGAGCTGCGAAACAGTATTCGCAGATGGACCGTGCGCCCTATCAGACCGTCGACATTCGCGAATTGCTCGACAGCACACTGGTGATGCTCGCTCGGAAGATCGGGGACGACATCACCGTCGTCAAGGAATACGATCCAGCGGTACCGCCGATCCCCGCCTACGCAGCCGAGTTGAACCAGGTGTGGACCAATCTCATCGACAACGCAGTTCAGGCGATGGACGGAGTCGGAACCCTCACCGTGCGTACCGTTCTCGATCACGAGCAGGTACAGATCGAAATCTGTGACACCGGTCCCGGAGTGCCCGACGCGATCGAGTCCCGAATCTTCGAGCCGTTCTTCACCACCAAGCCGGTGGGTGAAGGAACAGGTCTCGGCTTGGACATCTCGTGGAGGATCGTCGTCAAGAAGCATCAGGGGGATCTCAACGTCGAATCAGAGCCTGGCAACACCAGATTCATCGTCCGATTACCCGTCGAACCTGCAGTGAAGGAAGACTGA
- a CDS encoding helix-turn-helix domain-containing protein: MASGEVHDVRACDGALARAFKFLGKRWNGIILATLMNGPTGFSQLRRSVAGISDSVLSERLGELTRAGLVERNVDEGPPISVEYRLTRSGSALLPALHELSIWAETNLAET; this comes from the coding sequence ATGGCGAGCGGTGAAGTGCATGACGTGCGCGCGTGCGACGGTGCGCTTGCCCGCGCCTTCAAATTCTTGGGCAAACGATGGAACGGGATCATCCTCGCGACGCTCATGAACGGCCCTACAGGCTTCTCGCAGCTGCGGCGGTCGGTGGCAGGCATCAGTGATTCGGTTCTGTCCGAGAGGCTGGGGGAGCTCACGCGTGCCGGCCTCGTGGAACGGAACGTGGACGAGGGGCCGCCGATCTCCGTCGAGTATCGGTTGACGCGGTCTGGAAGCGCGCTGCTGCCGGCTCTACATGAACTGTCCATCTGGGCAGAGACAAACCTGGCCGAGACCTGA
- a CDS encoding FAD-dependent oxidoreductase, translated as MKPAILSVDDDPGVSRSVARDLRRHYGESYRIIRAESGAQALDALKELKLRGHPVAILLADYRMPQMNGMEFLEQAMDLYPQARRVLLTAYADTDAAIDAINVIDLDYYLLKPWDPPEEKLYPVLDAQLDAWCSSDHRPIEETKVVGHRWSARSSEVREFLARNQLPYRWYMSDEPEGARLLTSAGVDDTDCPVVVTSEGKALCAPSDSELGEHLGLTTTPSGEFYDLVVIGGGPAGLGAALYGASEGLRTTLIERTATGGQAGQSSRIENYLGFPDGVSGAQLAERARRQALKFGAEVVTTQDVVGLEANGSARTVRFADGRSIDAQTVILSTGVAYRQLATPGIENFTGRGVFYGSAMTEAARCAEQDVYIVGGANSAGQAAVYLARGAKSVTILIRGQSLEASMSYYLIKQIDEHPRISVRTRTEVVGVAGDDHLESITLHNRATDSEETVAAQYLFLFIGAAPRTEWLDGFVVRDEHGFVVTGPDLVVDGRGPSGWDRDRLPHHLETSVPGVFAAGDVRSDSAKRVASAVGEGAMAVMLVHRYLANP; from the coding sequence ATGAAGCCTGCAATCCTCAGCGTCGACGACGATCCGGGTGTATCTCGATCCGTCGCACGTGATCTCCGTCGTCATTACGGCGAGAGTTACCGCATCATCCGGGCGGAGTCCGGTGCTCAAGCACTCGATGCTCTCAAGGAACTCAAACTGCGCGGCCACCCTGTCGCAATCCTGCTCGCCGACTACCGCATGCCTCAGATGAACGGCATGGAATTCCTCGAACAGGCCATGGACCTGTACCCCCAGGCGCGACGCGTGCTGCTGACCGCATACGCGGACACCGACGCCGCGATCGACGCCATCAACGTCATCGACCTCGACTACTACCTCCTCAAGCCATGGGATCCTCCCGAGGAAAAGCTCTACCCCGTGCTCGACGCCCAACTCGACGCGTGGTGTTCCTCGGATCATCGGCCGATCGAGGAAACCAAGGTTGTCGGGCACCGCTGGTCGGCTCGGTCCTCGGAGGTCCGCGAATTTCTCGCTCGTAACCAGCTTCCGTATCGCTGGTACATGTCCGACGAACCGGAAGGCGCTCGCCTGCTGACCTCCGCGGGTGTCGACGACACGGACTGTCCCGTGGTCGTCACCTCCGAGGGCAAGGCGCTGTGCGCACCGTCCGATTCCGAGCTCGGCGAACACCTCGGGCTGACGACGACTCCGTCGGGTGAGTTCTACGACCTCGTGGTCATCGGCGGTGGTCCCGCGGGGTTGGGTGCAGCGCTGTACGGAGCGTCGGAAGGACTTCGTACGACGCTCATCGAGCGGACGGCGACGGGCGGTCAGGCCGGCCAGAGTTCTCGCATCGAGAACTACCTCGGATTTCCCGACGGCGTTTCCGGTGCTCAGCTGGCCGAGCGGGCGCGTCGACAAGCACTCAAGTTCGGTGCCGAGGTGGTGACGACGCAGGATGTCGTCGGCCTGGAAGCCAACGGTTCGGCTCGGACGGTCCGATTCGCAGACGGTCGCAGTATCGACGCGCAGACCGTGATCCTGTCGACGGGCGTGGCATATCGACAATTGGCGACGCCTGGAATCGAGAACTTCACCGGCAGAGGCGTGTTCTACGGCTCGGCGATGACCGAAGCTGCGCGCTGCGCGGAACAGGACGTCTATATTGTCGGCGGCGCCAATTCTGCCGGACAGGCCGCGGTCTATCTGGCGCGTGGGGCGAAGTCGGTGACGATTTTGATCAGGGGGCAGTCGCTCGAGGCGTCGATGTCGTATTACCTGATCAAGCAGATCGACGAGCACCCCAGGATCAGTGTGCGCACGCGTACCGAGGTCGTCGGCGTCGCCGGTGACGATCACCTCGAGTCGATTACGTTGCACAACAGAGCGACGGACTCCGAGGAGACGGTAGCCGCGCAATATCTGTTTCTGTTCATCGGTGCGGCACCCCGAACCGAGTGGCTCGACGGTTTCGTCGTACGCGACGAACATGGGTTCGTCGTCACCGGGCCAGATCTCGTGGTCGACGGACGAGGTCCTTCGGGGTGGGATCGCGACAGGCTGCCGCACCACTTGGAAACCAGCGTTCCCGGTGTGTTCGCGGCGGGAGACGTGCGGTCCGATTCGGCGAAACGTGTCGCGTCGGCGGTGGGAGAAGGAGCGATGGCAGTGATGCTCGTACACAGATACCTGGCCAACCCATGA